Proteins co-encoded in one Centroberyx gerrardi isolate f3 chromosome 18, fCenGer3.hap1.cur.20231027, whole genome shotgun sequence genomic window:
- the acot20 gene encoding acyl-coenzyme A thioesterase 1, with protein MAYSRIRIKLLPSFRCFFDKPVQVKVEGLAPHQPVELRSKLVDDRGVIFKASALYTADKSGQVDVCRSPSLGGSYTGVEPMGLFWAMAPETPHSKLLKKNVLSPTLVEIDALKGDTGEVLASETNERGYMTEGMKRIPLQEDRIRGVLFLPPGKGPFPGILDLYTFGGGLSEPRASLLANKGFAVLALAYFGYQDLPKTPPKHFDLEYFEEAVTFLRRQPQVQGPGIGILSISHSGGLALSISSFLSGISASVCINGCNANTVIPLHYKDIVIPPLTPNLKNVKITDSGLVDIRDALPDTILEKHQASVIPIERASCQFLFPVSEDDHNWNSSLFAKRATETLRSHGKETFEVVKYPKAGHFLEVPYMPHCPTGFHPAVGTVVVFGGEPKAQSEAQLDLWVRVQEFFRKHLDNKST; from the exons ATGGCTTACTCACGGATCCGCATAAAGCTTCTCCCTAGCTTTCGTTGTTTCTTTGATAAACCGGTTCAGGTAAAAGTAGAGGGACTTGCTCCCCACCAGCCAGTGGAACTGAGGTCCAAACTTGTTGATGACAGAGGGGTTATTTTCAAGGCCTCTGCCCTGTACACAGCAGATAAAAGTGGCCAGGTGGATGTCTGCCGTTCTCCCTCTCTGGGGGGAAGCTACACTGGAGTGGAACCCATGGGTTTGTTTTGGGCCATGGCACCAGAGACTCCACATAGTAAACTGCTGAAGAAGAATGTGCTGAGTCCAACACTGGTGGAGATAGATGCACTGAAGGGGGATACTGGTGAGGTCTTGGCCTCTGAAACCAATGAGAGAGGATACATGACAGAAGGGATGAAGAGAATACCTCTGCAAGAAGACAGAATAAGAGGAGTCCTCTTCCTACCACCAG GAAAGGGGCCATTCCCAGGGATTCTGGATTTGTACACCTTTGGCGGAGGTCTTTCTGAACCCAGAGCCAGTCTCTTGGCAAATAAAGGTTTTGCTGTTCTGGCTCTGGCCTATTTTGGTTACCAGGATTTACCTAAAACTCCCCCTaaacactttgacttggagTACTTTGAAGAGGCTGTAACCTTTCTGAGGAGACAGCCACAG GTCCAAGGCCCTGGGATAGGCATCTTATCGATCTCTCATAGCGGCGGCTTGGCTTTGTCAATATCGTCTTTTCTCTCTGGGATCTCAGCAAGTGTCTGTATTAATGGCTGCAACGCGAATACTGTGATCCCATTGCACTACAAAGACATTGTTATCCCTCCGCTGACGCCAAACTTAAAGAATGTTAAAATCACTGACTCTGGGCTTGTAGATATAAGGGATGCCTTACCAGACACCATCTTGGAAAAGCACCAAGCTTCTGTGATTCCAATAGAGCGTGCCAGCTGCCAGTTCCTCTTTCCTGTTTCTGAAGACGACCACAACTGGAACAGTTCTCTTTTTGCCAAGCGGGCTACCGAAACGTTGAGGAGTCATGGCAAAGAAACCTTTGAGGTGGTTAAATACCCCAAAGCTGGACACTTCTTGGAAGTGCCCTATATGCCTCATTGTCCAACTGGGTTCCACCCAGCTGTGGGGACTGTGGTGGTGTTTGGTGGGGAGCCAAAAGCCCAGTCTGAGGCTCAGCTGGACCTGTGGGTAAGAGTCCAAGAGTTCTTCAGGAAGCACTTGGACAACAAGAGTACCTGA